From Fulvivirga lutea:
AATACGTATGATTTTAGTAGGGTATATAATAGCTCTGATTACTTCATTTTACCTGTTGGCTCGTATCAGCGATGTCTATTTTGTCAACTCACTGGATAAAATAGCTGAAAAACTAAACTTATCTCATGAAATGGCGGGCGCCACCTTAATGGCCATTGGCTCCAGTGCACCTGAACTCTTCGTTGCCATAATTTCATTTGTACGTGTAGGAAATCACGAGGCAATAGGTGTAGGAACAATTGTAGGTTCAGCACTCTTTAATATACTTGTTATTATTGGTGCCTCAGCAATGGTCAGAAGTGCGAAACTCGTGTGGCAACCTGTAATGAGGGATCTCATTTTCTATTTAATCGCTGTTATATTATTGTTCATTGTAATGTATAGTGGTGAAGTATCCGCTATAGAAGGATTTATACTGGTAGGTACATATGGATTATACCTGCTAGCGGTTGTCTATGGTAGAAAAATCTTCAAATTCAAAGATGGCGATACAATGGACGAAGACGAACCAGAAGAAGAACTTAAAGGTTGGAGATTAATATTTAAGCCTTTACACATTATACTGGAAAATATTTTTCCTTCTTCCAAGCATTACTGGCTTACATTTTTCTTCTCTATTGGCTCAATAGCCATATTATGTTGGGTTTTGGTGGAATCTGCAATAGGTTTATCTCATATTCTTAACATACCAGAAGTTATCATAGCCTTAACTGTATTAGCCATAGGTACATCTATACCAGATATGATGTCTTCAGTTATTGTTGCAAAACAAGGCCGTGGTGGCATGGCAGTTAGCAACGCTATTGGATCCAATATTTTTGACATTCTTATTGGCCTCGGGCTGCCTTGGTTTATAATAATCTTATTCACGAACAAGCAAATCGATACATCAACAAATGACCTAATCGAATCAGTGATATTATTGATAATATCCGTTGTATTTATTTTTGTAGTTCTATTAATAGGTAAGTGGAAGATAAACCGTAAAACCGGAATGTTTCTTATAGCTTTATATGTTATCTATTTGGTAAGAGAAATTTACTTTGTTTACAATTAAAAGGTTGAGGTTCTCGCATAAATAACCATCATTTGATTGGAGTAAGTAACATTCAACATTCTATCACTATTTACTGCCAATATAACTCCTCAGTAACTGCTATAGACTTTATAATGGTGAACCCTTTACTTATATTGGCCCGATAAAGATTTACGCATGTCAGCACCGTATCCTGAAAACGAAGAACAAAGACTGAAAGACCTTCAGAATTATAATATATTAGATGCTATCGAAGAACCTGCGTTTAATGAAATTGTAGATCTGGCATCTTTTATATGTAATACTCCTATTAGTCTTGTAAGCTTTGTTGATAAAGAAAGGCAATGGTTTATGGCAGAAAAAGGCCTTGATGCAAAAGAGACACCTAGAGAATATTCATTTTGTGCACATGCCATTCTTGATGACGAAATATTTGAAATTGAGGACGCCAAAAAAGATGCTCGATTTGAAAATAACCCACTGGTAACCGGCAATCCTAACATACGCTTTTATGCCGGTGTGCCATTAAAATCCAGGCAAGGTCATAACTTAGGCTCACTTTGTGTGATTGATAAAACACCAAAAAAATTAAATAAAGAACAAAAAAAAGCGCTCAGAATTCTTGGCAATAGAGTGATTAATGAGCTCGAGTTAAGAAAACATTTGAAAATTACTCAGGAACAGAAAAATGAATTAGAAAAAGTAATTCATTTCAAAGATCGATTGCTTTCTATTATTTCACATGATTTACGAAGCCCATTGAATTCCATTAAATCAACAGTGAGTATGTTTGAGGGGGGTATGTTGTCAAATGAAGATATTCAGCAATTAATGCAATATCTTAAGATTGAGGCAAGTACCACCAGCCAATTGCTAGATAACTTGTTACAATGGGCTAAAACTAAACTCGAAAATTTCGAAATAATTAAAGAACCGTTTATTGTTAACAGTATTATTGAGGAAACAATACAACTCTACAGTCCTGAAGCCAAACGAAAGGGAATTAGCTTATCGTATACAAATGGAAATAATAAGATAGAACTGTTAGGTGACAAGGAAATGATTAAGCTTGCCATTAGAAACCTAATTAACAATTCTATTAAATTTTGCCGAGAAGGTGACTCTATCAAAATCAGCTCTATGTCAAAAGGTAAAAAAGGAATTATCTTATTAGAAGATACTGGTGTTGGAATGACTGCTGAAAAAGTAAATCAGATCTTAGGTGAAAATAAACTGGAATCAGTACCGGGTACTTCCAAAGAAAAAGGCATAGGTCTAGGCCTTATCCTTATCAATGAGTTTATAAAGTCGAATGATGGTAAGATAATGGGCTCTAGTCAACCTGAAGTGGGAACAACTTTTAAAGTGGAACTACCTTTGGCTAATTAGATAATTTCTAGCACATTTTCTGGAGGCCTTCCTATCACAGCCTTATCTCCTACTATAACGATTGGCCTTTCAATTAAGATAGGATTATCCACCATGGCTCTAATCCACTCATCATCAGAAAGAGATTTGCCCTTATAATTTTCTTTAAAAACAGATTCGCCTTTTCTTAATAATTCTTCGGGCTTAATTTTAAGTTTCTTAACAACAGATTTCAACTCACCGAATGTTGGCGGGGTTTTTAAATACTCAACCACGTTATTTTCTACATTCTTTTCTTCAAGAATTTTGAGTGTATTTCTACTCTTTCCGCATCTAGGATTATGGTATATAGTTGCTTTGGCCATTATTACTTAATCTTTTCAATTACTAAGTTATGATTGG
This genomic window contains:
- a CDS encoding calcium/sodium antiporter, whose product is MILVGYIIALITSFYLLARISDVYFVNSLDKIAEKLNLSHEMAGATLMAIGSSAPELFVAIISFVRVGNHEAIGVGTIVGSALFNILVIIGASAMVRSAKLVWQPVMRDLIFYLIAVILLFIVMYSGEVSAIEGFILVGTYGLYLLAVVYGRKIFKFKDGDTMDEDEPEEELKGWRLIFKPLHIILENIFPSSKHYWLTFFFSIGSIAILCWVLVESAIGLSHILNIPEVIIALTVLAIGTSIPDMMSSVIVAKQGRGGMAVSNAIGSNIFDILIGLGLPWFIIILFTNKQIDTSTNDLIESVILLIISVVFIFVVLLIGKWKINRKTGMFLIALYVIYLVREIYFVYN
- a CDS encoding GAF domain-containing sensor histidine kinase, which translates into the protein MSAPYPENEEQRLKDLQNYNILDAIEEPAFNEIVDLASFICNTPISLVSFVDKERQWFMAEKGLDAKETPREYSFCAHAILDDEIFEIEDAKKDARFENNPLVTGNPNIRFYAGVPLKSRQGHNLGSLCVIDKTPKKLNKEQKKALRILGNRVINELELRKHLKITQEQKNELEKVIHFKDRLLSIISHDLRSPLNSIKSTVSMFEGGMLSNEDIQQLMQYLKIEASTTSQLLDNLLQWAKTKLENFEIIKEPFIVNSIIEETIQLYSPEAKRKGISLSYTNGNNKIELLGDKEMIKLAIRNLINNSIKFCREGDSIKISSMSKGKKGIILLEDTGVGMTAEKVNQILGENKLESVPGTSKEKGIGLGLILINEFIKSNDGKIMGSSQPEVGTTFKVELPLAN
- the arsC gene encoding arsenate reductase (glutaredoxin) (This arsenate reductase requires both glutathione and glutaredoxin to convert arsenate to arsenite, after which the efflux transporter formed by ArsA and ArsB can extrude the arsenite from the cell, providing resistance.), producing the protein MAKATIYHNPRCGKSRNTLKILEEKNVENNVVEYLKTPPTFGELKSVVKKLKIKPEELLRKGESVFKENYKGKSLSDDEWIRAMVDNPILIERPIVIVGDKAVIGRPPENVLEII